One segment of Pseudomonas sp. FP2196 DNA contains the following:
- the choX gene encoding choline ABC transporter substrate-binding protein gives MRKLSTVLTVSLLALGSASAFAEQSCETVKMADPGWSDIAATNAITGFLLDGMGYKAKVDTLAVPITFGGLKDGQVDVFLGNWMPAQQGFYDKFVATGDVTQLAKNLDGTEFTLAVPDYVWDAGVHNFADLNKYADKFEKKIYGIGSGAPANISLQEIIKKNDFDLGQWKLIESSEQAMLAEVSRAVKKQKFVTFLGWTPHPMNVQLKMHYLKGGEKYFGDTGSVFTLTRKGYAEACPNVGKLLTNLSFTQEMENSIMAEVVNKKVSNAEAAKAWIKANPAVLDKWLDGVKTVDGKDALAAVKAKL, from the coding sequence ATGCGAAAGTTATCCACAGTACTGACAGTCAGCCTGCTGGCTCTGGGCAGCGCCTCGGCATTTGCCGAACAAAGCTGCGAAACGGTGAAGATGGCCGACCCCGGCTGGAGCGACATCGCCGCGACCAACGCCATTACCGGGTTTCTGCTGGACGGCATGGGCTACAAGGCCAAGGTCGACACCCTCGCCGTGCCGATCACCTTCGGCGGGTTGAAGGACGGCCAAGTGGATGTGTTCCTCGGCAACTGGATGCCGGCGCAGCAAGGTTTCTATGACAAGTTCGTCGCCACCGGTGACGTTACGCAACTGGCGAAGAACCTCGACGGCACCGAATTCACCCTGGCCGTGCCCGATTACGTGTGGGACGCGGGTGTGCATAACTTTGCCGACCTGAACAAATACGCCGACAAGTTCGAGAAGAAAATCTACGGGATTGGCTCCGGTGCGCCTGCCAACATCTCGTTGCAAGAGATCATCAAGAAAAATGACTTCGACCTCGGCCAGTGGAAGCTGATCGAATCCAGTGAACAGGCGATGCTTGCCGAAGTCTCGCGGGCAGTGAAGAAGCAGAAGTTCGTCACCTTCCTTGGCTGGACGCCGCACCCGATGAACGTGCAGTTGAAAATGCATTACCTCAAGGGCGGCGAGAAGTACTTTGGCGATACCGGTAGCGTCTTCACCCTGACCCGCAAGGGCTACGCCGAGGCGTGTCCGAACGTGGGTAAATTGTTGACCAATCTTTCGTTCACTCAGGAGATGGAGAACAGCATCATGGCCGAGGTGGTGAACAAGAAGGTCAGCAATGCCGAGGCGGCGAAGGCGTGGATCAAGGCGAATCCGGCAGTGTTGGACAAGTGGCTGGATGGGGTCAAAACCGTGGATGGAAAAGATGCGTTGGCGGCAGTAAAAGCGAAGCTCTGA
- the betC gene encoding choline-sulfatase: MKRKNILFIMADQMAAPMLPVYGPSPIKLPNLSRLAAQGVVFDAAYCNSPLCAPSRFTLVSGQLPSKIGAYDNAADFPADVPTYAHYLRRLGYRTALSGKMHFCGPDQLHGYEERLTSDIYPADYGWAVNWDEPDVRPTWYHNMSSVLQAGPCVRTNQLDFDEEVVFKAQQYLFDHIREDGDQPFCLTVSMTHPHDPYTIPKAFWDLYDDGEIPLPATPDQHSLDPHSQRLLKVYDLWDKPLPVDKIRDARRAYFGACSYIDANVGKLLQTLEETGLIDDTIIVFSGDHGDMLGEKGLWYKMHWYEMAARVPLLISAPGQFNAGRVSAAVSTADLLPTFVELAGGTLEPGLPLDGRSLVSHLQGQGGHDEVFGEYMAEGTISPLMMIRRGAYKFIYSESDPCLLFDVDNDPRELEELSQSPQHRQLFDDFLAEARAKWDIPAIHREVLASQRRRRFVADALTIGKLKSWDHQPLVDASQQYMRNHIDLDDLERKARYPQPCQNQ; this comes from the coding sequence ATGAAGCGCAAGAATATTCTTTTCATCATGGCCGATCAGATGGCCGCGCCAATGTTGCCTGTCTACGGCCCCTCGCCGATCAAACTGCCGAATCTTTCGCGCCTCGCCGCCCAAGGCGTGGTATTCGATGCCGCCTACTGCAACAGCCCGTTATGCGCACCGTCGCGTTTCACCCTGGTCAGCGGCCAGTTGCCGAGCAAGATCGGCGCCTACGACAACGCCGCCGATTTCCCTGCCGATGTTCCGACCTACGCCCACTATCTGCGCCGTCTCGGCTATCGCACTGCACTGTCAGGCAAGATGCATTTCTGCGGCCCGGATCAGTTGCACGGCTACGAAGAACGTCTGACCAGCGACATCTATCCGGCCGACTATGGCTGGGCGGTGAACTGGGATGAGCCGGATGTGCGGCCGACCTGGTATCACAACATGTCCTCGGTGCTGCAAGCCGGGCCATGCGTGCGCACCAACCAGCTCGACTTCGACGAAGAGGTGGTGTTCAAGGCGCAGCAATACCTGTTCGACCACATCCGCGAGGACGGCGACCAGCCGTTCTGCCTGACCGTATCGATGACTCACCCACACGACCCGTACACGATCCCCAAGGCGTTCTGGGATTTGTACGACGATGGCGAAATCCCGTTGCCTGCAACGCCGGACCAGCATTCCCTCGATCCACACTCGCAACGTCTGCTCAAGGTCTACGACCTGTGGGACAAGCCACTGCCTGTGGATAAGATTCGCGATGCACGCCGCGCCTACTTCGGCGCGTGCAGCTATATCGATGCCAACGTCGGCAAACTTCTGCAAACCCTCGAAGAAACCGGGCTGATCGACGACACCATCATCGTCTTCTCGGGAGACCACGGCGACATGCTGGGCGAGAAAGGCCTCTGGTACAAAATGCACTGGTACGAGATGGCGGCTCGCGTGCCCCTGTTGATAAGTGCTCCTGGCCAGTTCAATGCGGGCCGCGTCAGCGCCGCCGTATCGACCGCCGACCTGTTGCCGACCTTCGTTGAACTGGCCGGCGGCACCCTGGAACCGGGGCTGCCGCTGGACGGTCGGTCGCTGGTATCGCATCTGCAAGGGCAGGGCGGGCACGACGAAGTGTTCGGCGAATACATGGCCGAAGGCACGATCAGTCCGCTGATGATGATCCGTCGCGGTGCGTACAAATTTATCTACAGTGAAAGCGACCCTTGCCTACTCTTCGACGTAGACAACGACCCGCGCGAACTGGAAGAACTCAGCCAATCGCCGCAGCATCGCCAACTGTTCGACGATTTTCTCGCCGAGGCACGAGCCAAGTGGGACATTCCGGCGATCCACCGGGAAGTGCTCGCCAGCCAGCGCCGTCGTCGTTTTGTTGCCGATGCGTTGACCATCGGCAAGCTGAAGAGCTGGGATCACCAGCCACTGGTGGACGCCAGTCAGCAGTACATGCGCAACCACATCGATCTCGACGATCTGGAACGCAAGGCCCGTTATCCACAACCCTGCCAAAACCAATAA